The following DNA comes from Caulobacter mirabilis.
CCGATCGGCTGGCCATGGCCGCCGCCGTCGAGACCGTCTGCACTCTGCCGGCCGTCAGCCTGGCGCGCCTGCCCTTCCGCTCGACCCCGGCCCAGGCCCTGGCCGTCCAGGACCAGGCGGCCAAGGCCGGCGTCGGCGCCTTCCGCATCGTTCGGGACGCGGCTCCGGCCGGCTTTGTGCTCGATCTGCCTGAGCCCGAAGCCCCGCGTCCGGCCAGGCCGGAACCGGTCGCGGTGACCGAGCGCGTAGTCGAGAAGATCGTCGAGCGCGAGCGCAGCCGCCGCAAACTGCCCGACCGGCGCAAGGGCTACATCCAGAAGGCCAGCGTCGGCGGCCACAAGGTCTATCTGCACACCGGCGAGTATGACGACGGCGAGCTGGGCGAGATCTTCATCGACATGCACAAGGAAGGCGCCGCCTTCCGCAGCCTGATGAACAACTTCGCGGTGTCGATCTCGATCGGCCTCCAATACGGCGTGCCGCTGGAGGAGTTCGTCGACGCCTTCGTCTTCACCCGGTTCGAACCGGCCGGCCCGGTCACCGGCAACGACTCGGTGAAATCGGCGACCTCCATCCTCGACTATGTCTTCCGGGAGCTGGGCGTCAGCTATCTGGGCCGGGGCGACCTGGCCAACGCCGATCCGGGCCAGTTGAACGCCGACGGCCTGGGCCGGGGCGCGGCGGACGAGGACGGCGGCCCGGCCATGCCCATCGTCGGCGAGCCGCAGCCGATGTCGCGCTACATCTCCAAGGGCTTCGCGCGCGGAGCCACGCCGGACAACCTGGTGTTTCTGCCGTTCGGCGGCCGCAAGGCCGAGGTTTCCGATCAGTTGCTGCAGCGCGCCGCCGGGGTCTGCCCCGCCTGTGGCGACCTGGCGGTGATCGGCGGCGTCTGCGGCGCCTGCGGCTCGGCGAACGAGGGGTAGCGCCTCATCTCCGGGTCATCCCGGACGTCCGAAAGACGATCCGGGCCCCAGGAACGCGACATTCGACCCCTGGGTCCTGGCTCTTCGCTCCGCACCGGCCGGGATGACACGCAATAGCGGGCAATCTGGCCTTAAGCTTGCTGGGGCATAGGCTACGACGACTCCGGAACGGGAACCGTGCCGCCATGAGACAGCTCGCCTTCGTCGGCTTGATCGCCGCCGCCCTCGCCGCCGCCACGCCGGCCCTGGCCCAGAACGCCGGGCAGATCATTCAGGTTCGCCGCGGCGCCAGCTGCGCCGGCTGCAACCTTTTCCAGGCCGATCTGTCGAGCCGCGAGTTGGGCGGCCTCAACCTGTCCCGCGCGCGCCTGCGCCAGGCCGACCTGAGCCTGACGGTCATGAACCGCGCCAGCTTCGCCGGCGCCGACCTGCGCGACGTCAACGCCTACGGCGGCGTCTTCGGCGGAGCGAACTTCGCCGGCGCCGACCTGACCAACGCCACCTTCGTGGGGACCTATCTCGAAGGCGCGCGCTTCCAGGGCGCCAACCTGCACGGCGCCAACTTCAGCGGCGCCGAGATGGACCGCGCCACGGGCCTGTCCCAGGCCCAGCTGAACCAGGCCTGCGGCGATCAGGCCACTTTGCTTCCGCGAGGACTTCGCATACCGGCGTGTCGTTAAACCCAAGTCATTACTGCGATTTAAGTGGTTTTCCACCTGCTCCTGGGCGAAACCGTAGAGTATCAACACCGCCTGGTCCGGAGCACTCAGTCTGTAGATGACCCGCGTCGCCGCCGTCCTTTCCGCCCTTGTCCTGACGAGCCTGCCCCTGGCCGCGCCGGCTTACGCGATGGTGGACGACAAGGACGTGGCGCGGATGGTGTCGTTCGGCGGCAACTGCCCCAAGTGCGACCTGTCGGGCCGTAGGCTCCAGAACGCCCGCTTCGCCGGCGCCAACTTCGCCGGCGCCTCCCTGGTCAACGCCGACCTGCGCGGGGCCACCTTCCTGGGGTCCAATTTCGCCGGCTCCAAGCTCATGAACGCCGACCTGCGCGGCGCCGAGATCGCGGCCAGCAACTTCGCCGGCGCGAACCTGCAGAACGCCTCCCTCGACGGCGTCGAGGCCCCCGGCGTCAACTTCGCCAAGGCTGTCCTCAACAACGTCACCGCCCGCGGCGCCGAGCTGCCGAGCGCCAACCTCGTCGGCGCCAGCATGGTGAGCTCAAACTTCACCGGCGCCGAGCTGCCGGGATCGCGCCTGGTGGATGTCGACGCCCGCGAGACCAATTTCAGCAACGCCGAGCTGACCGGCGCGGCGATGACCAACGCACGTCTCGATCGGGCCACGTTCCGCGGCGCCGACCTGGACGGCGCCAACCTGGTCGGGGCCAGCCTGGTGGGCGCCGACCTGCGCGGCGCCAGCATGGACGGGGCGAACCTGTCCGGCACCAACCTGTCGGGGGTCCACGGCCTGCGCCAGGATCAGCTGGAATCGGCCTGCGGCGACGACCGGACCCGGCTGCCGGCGCCCAACCTCAAGCTGCGGGCCTGCCGCGGCGGCCGCAACATCGTCATCATCCGCTCGCCCCGGCCGCCGGAAGCGCTGCGGCCGCCTGCACCGCCCCGTCCTCCGGAACCGATCAGGCCGCCGGAACCGCCGAGGCCGCCCCGCTAGCCGGCGCGACGACCTCCGCCGCCGATCACTTGATCGGCGGCGCCAGGCGGATGTGCAGTTCCTTGAGCTGACGCTCCTCGACCTCGGACGGCGCGTTCATCAGCAGGTCCTGGCCCTGCTGGTTCAGCGGGAAGGCGATGACCTCGCGGATCGCCGTCTCGCCGGCCAGCAGCATGACGATACGGTCGATGCCCGGGGCCAGGCCGCCGTGCGGCGGCGCGCCGTAGCGGAAGGCGTTCAGCATGCCGCCGAACTGGCTCTCGACCACGTCCGCGCCGTAGCCGGCGACGTCGAAGGCCTTGAGCATGATCTCGGCCTTGTGGTTCCGGATCGCGCCCGAGCACAGCTCGTAGCCGTTGCAGACGATGTCGTACTGATAGGCGCGGATCGACAGCGGGTCCTGGGTCTCCAGGGCCTCCAGGCCGCCCTGCGGCATCGAGAACGGGTTGTGGCTGAAGTCGACCTTCTTCTCGTCCTCGTTCCACTCGAACATCGGGAAGTCGACGATCCAGCAGAACTTGAACTGGTCCTCGTCGACCAGCTTCAGCTCCGTCCCCACGCGGGTGCGGGCCAGGCCAGCGAACTTGGCGAAGGCCTTGGGATCGCCGGCCACGAAGAAGGCGGCGTCGCCCTTGCCCAGGCCCAGCGAAGTCATCAGGGCCTCGGTCGGCTCCTGACCCAGGTTCTTGGCGATCGGCCCGCCCCAGGCGCCCTGATCGTCCGACCAGAAGATGTAGCCCAGGCCCGGCTGGCCCTCGCCCTGCGCCCAGCTGTTCATGCGATCGCAGAAGGCGCGGCTGCCGCCGGTCGGCGCCGGGATCGCCCAGACGGCGTTCTTTTCGTCCGCGCCCAGGATCTTGGCGAACAGGCCGAAGCCGCCGTCACGGAAATGGTCCGACACCACCTGCATCTTGATCGGATTGCGCAGGTCGGGCTTGTCGCTGCCGTACCAGCTCATCGACTGTTCGTAGGTCAGGCGCTCGAAGCCCCTGTGCTCGGAGACCTGGCCGAAGTCGTTGGTGAAGCTGTGGGTCTGGTCGATCGGCGAGACCGGCTTGCCGTTCGCGAACTCCACGAAGACGCCGTGCATCACCGGCTCGATGGCCGCGAACACGTCGTCCTGGGTGACGAAGCTCATCTCGACGTCGAGCTGGTAGAATTCCAGGGAACGGTCGGCGCGCAGGTCCTCGTCGCGGAAGCAGGGCGCGATCTGGAAGTAGCGGTCGAAGCCCGAGACCATCAGCAGCTGCTTGAACTGCTGCGGCGCCTGCGGCAGGGCGTAGAACTTCGACGGATGCAGGCGCGAGGGCACCAGGAAGTCGCGCGCGCCTTCCGGCGACGAGGCCGTCAGGATCGGGGTCTGGTACTCGAGGAAGCCCTGCTCGACCATGCGGTGGCGGATCGAGTGGATGACCTTGCTGCGCAGCACGATGTTGCGGTGCAGGGTCTCGCGGCGCAGGTCGAGGTAGCGGTGCTTGAGGCGGATCTCCTCGGGGTAGTCCGGCTCGCCGAACACCGGCAGCGGCAGTTCGGCGGCTTCCGACAGCACCTCGACCGACTTCACGCGGATCTCGATCTCGCCGGTCGGCAGGTTTGCGTTCACGGTGTCGGCCGAGCGGGCGACGACTTCGCCGTCGACGCGGATCACGCTCTCGGTGCGGACGCGCTCGACCAGGTCGAAACCGGGCGTCGAGGGCGACACCACCAGCTGGGTCAGGCCGTAGTGGTCGCGCAGGTCGACGAAGACCAGGCCGCCGTGGTCGCGCTTGCGGTGGATCCAGCCGGACAGGCGGACATTGGCGCCGGTGTCCGAACCCCGGAGCTGACCACAGGTATGAGTGCGATAGGCGTGCATGATTTCAGTCGTCTTCTGGCGGCGCGAAGCCGGATTCCGGGAGGCGCGTTAGGGCGCATGCGGGGGGTGGATTGTCAAGGATTCTAGAACCCGTCAGGGCGACGGGGAGCCCGCGGGAAGGGCCAAGCAGTTCGTATCCGGGTTGAACCAGGCCAGACTGCGTGGCTCCGGGTGAAGCGCGTATCGTTTCGGATGGAGACAGACCTTGTTCCGGCTCTCGACCCTGAGCCCGGGACGCGACGATTGGGACAAGAGCACGCGGGCTAATGTCAGCTTCCTGTCCTCATCCAGCATCGCGAACGCTTCGGGCATCCCCTTTACCATCGGCAACAGGCCGATCTTGGCGTCCAGCGGCAGGCCCGACGCTCGCCTGATGTCGACGCGCGCGCCTGGTGCGCGCCGCAAAAGATCACAGAAGCGCCCCTTGTCCGCGGTCCAGACATCGTCCGCCACCGTACGGCAACGGGCCCGCGCCTCGTCGGCCGCCTCCGGAAGCCCCACCTGACCGGTCCAGTCGACGAAATCGCCGAACGCCAGCGCATTCGACCCCGCGATGTCGGCCGTGACGAAGGTCACGTCGTAGGCCTCCCCGGGACGCCCTTTCAGCCACAGCACCGCCCCGAGTTGGCGCAGATAGTAGTAGCCTCCGCTCGCCTCGCCTTGCGCCGGCGCGAGCGCGAGCGCGGCCCAGTCCCATCCTGGACAAAGCAGCGAGAACGTCGCCGCGGTCGCCGCGAGGGCGCGGTCCGATCCCAGCGCCTTCGCGGCCGCCGAGAGCTCGGCATGGGCCTGGCGACACTCTCGCTCGACGTTCGAGGCGCCCTGGTCGGCGACGGCCTCGGCCGCGGCCAGGAGTCTGCCCACCGACCGGTCGGCGCGATTCGAGGCGGCGATCCAGGCCTCGCAGGGCGCTCGATCCGCCTCGCGCCTCCCCGCGCAGGGATCGAACGGCGCCGGATCGACGGCGACGGCGCTCACCACCAGTCGACGCACCCGCTCGTCGGCGCCCGGATGCTCATAGGTCAGAGAGAAATGGTCCCAAGTCCTGGATTTCCCCGCCGCGATCCGCCCGCCCGCTCCGCCGGTCAGCCGCGACAACAGATATCCGCCGGCGTCCGGCGCATACCCTGCCCGCCGCAGCGCCGACAGCGCATAGGCGTCCGCTGCCAGCTCCTCTTCCGGGCTGCGTTTTCGCGCCGCGTCCGAATCCATTCGCCGGACATGACGGCGGCGCTCGTCCAGGAGGCCCATGAGCCCCTCCCGGATATGGTCTCCGAACAGGACCGACCCGACCAATGTCAGGCCGATGACGACACTGTCGATGTCGTTGTTGCTGTCCTCCTCCTTGCTGACGCCGACGCGCTCTTCGATCTCGTCGCTCAAAGCGTCGGCCGACTTGAAAAGAATAGCGAAGGTTCCCGCGATCGTCAGGTTGCGTAGCACCGTGCTGCCTTCGAAATCCCGGATCCACTCTCGTTGCTGTCGAGTTTCGAGCCTCGCCAGCAGGGAAACATGCGACAGATGGAGGTGGGCGGCTTCATGCGCGATGACGAAGGCCAACTCGTCTTCGTACTGCAGCTCGGTCAGCAACGAGCGACAGACGACCACGCGGCCGGCCGGGGTCGCGAACGCCGAAAGCGCGTCACAGTCCCAGACCTCGACGGCGATCTCCCGCCCCGTCGCCGCTTGGAGCCGGTCGGAGACGCGCGCCAGGACGTCGACCAGCGCCCTCGGCGCCGGCGGCGGAGCCCCGAAGACGTCCGGTGCGTCAGTGCTAAGGAAGTCGGCCGCCTGCCTCGGATCGGAGAC
Coding sequences within:
- the aspS gene encoding aspartate--tRNA ligase — its product is MHAYRTHTCGQLRGSDTGANVRLSGWIHRKRDHGGLVFVDLRDHYGLTQLVVSPSTPGFDLVERVRTESVIRVDGEVVARSADTVNANLPTGEIEIRVKSVEVLSEAAELPLPVFGEPDYPEEIRLKHRYLDLRRETLHRNIVLRSKVIHSIRHRMVEQGFLEYQTPILTASSPEGARDFLVPSRLHPSKFYALPQAPQQFKQLLMVSGFDRYFQIAPCFRDEDLRADRSLEFYQLDVEMSFVTQDDVFAAIEPVMHGVFVEFANGKPVSPIDQTHSFTNDFGQVSEHRGFERLTYEQSMSWYGSDKPDLRNPIKMQVVSDHFRDGGFGLFAKILGADEKNAVWAIPAPTGGSRAFCDRMNSWAQGEGQPGLGYIFWSDDQGAWGGPIAKNLGQEPTEALMTSLGLGKGDAAFFVAGDPKAFAKFAGLARTRVGTELKLVDEDQFKFCWIVDFPMFEWNEDEKKVDFSHNPFSMPQGGLEALETQDPLSIRAYQYDIVCNGYELCSGAIRNHKAEIMLKAFDVAGYGADVVESQFGGMLNAFRYGAPPHGGLAPGIDRIVMLLAGETAIREVIAFPLNQQGQDLLMNAPSEVEERQLKELHIRLAPPIK
- a CDS encoding pentapeptide repeat-containing protein codes for the protein MRQLAFVGLIAAALAAATPALAQNAGQIIQVRRGASCAGCNLFQADLSSRELGGLNLSRARLRQADLSLTVMNRASFAGADLRDVNAYGGVFGGANFAGADLTNATFVGTYLEGARFQGANLHGANFSGAEMDRATGLSQAQLNQACGDQATLLPRGLRIPACR
- a CDS encoding pentapeptide repeat-containing protein is translated as MTRVAAVLSALVLTSLPLAAPAYAMVDDKDVARMVSFGGNCPKCDLSGRRLQNARFAGANFAGASLVNADLRGATFLGSNFAGSKLMNADLRGAEIAASNFAGANLQNASLDGVEAPGVNFAKAVLNNVTARGAELPSANLVGASMVSSNFTGAELPGSRLVDVDARETNFSNAELTGAAMTNARLDRATFRGADLDGANLVGASLVGADLRGASMDGANLSGTNLSGVHGLRQDQLESACGDDRTRLPAPNLKLRACRGGRNIVIIRSPRPPEALRPPAPPRPPEPIRPPEPPRPPR
- a CDS encoding M48 family metalloprotease, whose amino-acid sequence is MLLAGCVSLGEIDQISDAFGVSPNRKRFEVSDPRQAADFLSTDAPDVFGAPPPAPRALVDVLARVSDRLQAATGREIAVEVWDCDALSAFATPAGRVVVCRSLLTELQYEDELAFVIAHEAAHLHLSHVSLLARLETRQQREWIRDFEGSTVLRNLTIAGTFAILFKSADALSDEIEERVGVSKEEDSNNDIDSVVIGLTLVGSVLFGDHIREGLMGLLDERRRHVRRMDSDAARKRSPEEELAADAYALSALRRAGYAPDAGGYLLSRLTGGAGGRIAAGKSRTWDHFSLTYEHPGADERVRRLVVSAVAVDPAPFDPCAGRREADRAPCEAWIAASNRADRSVGRLLAAAEAVADQGASNVERECRQAHAELSAAAKALGSDRALAATAATFSLLCPGWDWAALALAPAQGEASGGYYYLRQLGAVLWLKGRPGEAYDVTFVTADIAGSNALAFGDFVDWTGQVGLPEAADEARARCRTVADDVWTADKGRFCDLLRRAPGARVDIRRASGLPLDAKIGLLPMVKGMPEAFAMLDEDRKLTLARVLLSQSSRPGLRVESRNKVCLHPKRYALHPEPRSLAWFNPDTNCLALPAGSPSP